In Halapricum desulfuricans, a single window of DNA contains:
- a CDS encoding HD domain-containing protein, with protein sequence MGVEIKESPVTDAEFEAMKQFVRDYLTASVESEEEGGRMRWYPWHSATYRFNHIMNVVELAEEIARREGADVDVTRVAALFHDVAKLEAEQDRHAEVGAKIAKEYLTTHGDYPQSFVEQVVDAVRDHSYQGELTDLPLETQCLIEADILDKVGANGATLLLLRMGYESRTHMDAAEMVGRVLERGRDARDRIRSDAAESVAHRRLKRVKWLKEWLEDEVANMDEVGAFETDEPESANR encoded by the coding sequence GTGGGTGTCGAGATTAAGGAGTCGCCGGTCACGGACGCCGAATTCGAGGCGATGAAGCAGTTCGTCCGGGACTACCTCACGGCAAGCGTCGAGAGCGAAGAGGAAGGAGGGCGCATGCGATGGTACCCCTGGCACTCGGCGACGTATCGGTTCAACCACATCATGAACGTCGTCGAACTCGCCGAGGAGATCGCGCGCCGGGAAGGCGCCGACGTCGATGTGACGCGCGTGGCAGCGCTGTTTCACGACGTCGCCAAGCTCGAGGCCGAGCAGGACCGCCACGCGGAGGTCGGCGCGAAAATCGCCAAGGAGTACCTGACGACTCACGGCGACTACCCACAGTCGTTCGTCGAGCAGGTCGTCGACGCGGTGCGCGATCACTCCTATCAGGGCGAGTTGACCGATTTGCCCCTGGAGACGCAGTGTCTCATCGAGGCCGACATTCTGGACAAAGTCGGCGCCAACGGCGCGACGCTGCTGTTGTTGCGGATGGGATACGAATCCCGGACGCATATGGACGCCGCCGAAATGGTCGGCCGGGTGCTCGAACGTGGGCGTGACGCCCGCGATCGCATCCGGAGCGACGCCGCCGAGAGCGTCGCCCACCGGCGACTCAAGCGGGTGAAGTGGCTCAAGGAGTGGCTCGAAGACGAGGTCGCGAACATGGACGAGGTGGGTGCGTTCGAGACCGACGAGCCCGAATCGGCGAACCGGTGA
- a CDS encoding GNAT family N-acetyltransferase, which yields MNVRPATPADRPAIRDIARRSLQTSYSLSPQAITSAIEEWYTEDNLCDRLNDEDRLLLVAERDGQVVSFSESTLEDAVVFDDTDSQQKAMLLWLHVDPSYRGEGIGTDLFEATRERLRERGASTIQGRVLAENSEGNGFFERLGFQRVGRRDVEIASRTHVENIYVEEPSGLTACETSAGETVYVDRDDAERGSLGPFYPVYADQTRGERYGYYCGSCEQLANAMDAMGRIECDDCGNSRKPTRWDAAYM from the coding sequence ATGAACGTCCGTCCAGCCACGCCCGCGGACCGGCCGGCGATCCGGGATATCGCTCGGCGGTCGCTGCAGACATCGTACTCGCTGAGCCCGCAGGCGATCACCAGCGCGATCGAGGAGTGGTACACCGAAGACAACCTGTGTGACCGACTGAACGACGAGGACCGGCTCCTGCTCGTTGCCGAGCGCGACGGTCAGGTCGTCAGCTTCTCGGAGAGTACCCTCGAAGACGCGGTCGTCTTCGACGACACCGACTCCCAGCAGAAAGCGATGTTGCTGTGGTTGCACGTCGACCCGTCCTATCGTGGCGAGGGGATCGGCACGGACCTGTTCGAGGCGACCCGCGAGCGCCTTCGCGAACGCGGCGCGAGCACGATCCAGGGCCGGGTCCTCGCGGAGAACAGCGAGGGTAACGGCTTTTTCGAGCGGTTGGGATTCCAGCGAGTCGGTCGCCGCGACGTCGAGATCGCCAGCCGGACGCACGTCGAGAACATCTACGTCGAGGAGCCGTCGGGGCTTACCGCCTGTGAAACGTCGGCCGGGGAGACCGTCTACGTCGACCGCGACGACGCCGAACGGGGATCGCTTGGTCCGTTCTATCCCGTCTACGCCGACCAGACCCGGGGCGAACGCTACGGCTACTACTGCGGGAGTTGCGAACAGCTCGCGAACGCGATGGACGCGATGGGCCGCATCGAGTGTGACGACTGCGGCAACAGTCGCAAGCCCACTCGCTGGGACGCGGCGTACATGTGA
- a CDS encoding cob(I)yrinic acid a,c-diamide adenosyltransferase, with protein sequence MKIYTGRGDDGLTDLRDMSQVSKASPRIEAYGTVDEVNALVGVVRPLEYEDVEDCLREVQNQLHVVQADFATPEPAEDDPVVTESHVEAVEEWIDEFDAELDPLEQFVLPSGSEPGAKLHHARAVCRRAERRAVELAGTQPEINERAIVYLNRLSDLLFTLARVVNKREGNREEHPTY encoded by the coding sequence ATGAAGATCTATACCGGCCGTGGTGACGACGGACTGACAGACCTGCGGGACATGTCGCAGGTGTCGAAAGCGAGTCCCCGGATCGAAGCCTACGGGACCGTCGACGAGGTCAACGCGCTCGTCGGGGTCGTGCGACCCCTCGAGTACGAGGACGTCGAGGACTGTCTGCGCGAGGTGCAAAACCAGTTGCACGTCGTGCAGGCCGACTTCGCGACGCCCGAACCCGCCGAGGACGACCCGGTCGTGACCGAATCGCACGTCGAAGCGGTCGAAGAGTGGATCGACGAGTTCGACGCGGAACTTGACCCCCTCGAGCAGTTCGTGCTCCCCAGCGGATCCGAGCCAGGCGCGAAACTCCACCACGCCCGGGCGGTCTGTCGGCGCGCCGAGCGTCGCGCGGTCGAACTCGCCGGGACGCAACCCGAGATCAACGAACGGGCGATCGTCTATCTCAACCGACTGTCGGACCTGCTGTTCACGCTCGCGCGTGTCGTCAACAAGCGCGAGGGGAACCGCGAGGAACACCCGACGTACTGA